A segment of the Colletotrichum destructivum chromosome 3, complete sequence genome:
ACAGGCTCTGGTCCCAGATGCTCGTCGCGAAGGGGGTGatgtcgaagccggcctgGCCAGCGGGGGCGGTCGAGGGGCTGGTGGGGTCGTCGTCcgggtgctgctgctgctgctgctgctgctgctggtagCCGATGCTGTTGGCGTACTCGGCGGTGCGCTGGCGgacgacgcggacgcggTCGTCGTAAACGGACTCGCGGTGGGCGGGGACGACAAGGTCCATCTTGTGGATGAGGACATAGACCTTTGCACCGGGGGAGAACTGGAGCAGGGCGGAGATGATGGAGACATAGGTGGCGAGGTCGCGGTCGATGTCGCGGGACTCGATGTCGAAGACGTAGATGAGAACGCCGACGTTGGAGAAGACGTGGACGCGCTGCTGGGAGAGGTAGTTCTCCATGAAGGCCTCCTGGCCTCCGCAGTCCCAGAGGTTGAGCGTGAGGTTGCCGAGGAACTTGACGTGGGAGAGGTCGATGTCTATCGTGGCGCCGCTGGGATGGTGTGTCAGCTGCGGGGCTcgggagacagagagagagagagagagagagagagagagagagaggcaaggtcaaggcATCCTTACAGTCTCCGGGTATCGCGGGCAATGTAGTTGCTGAAGATGATGCTCCGCATGCTCGACTTTCCCGAGCCGCTCTTGCCCATGAGCAggaccttcttcttcttgggcttcttgacCTCGGCCAGGGGCGCGTTCCCCGGCCCGTTGTTGAAAGCGGCGTCGGCCATTGCTGGTCAGAAGCTATTCATACAGTGATGTCTCGACAATGTAATCGTCTCGAAGAGGGGCTCGTTTCGTTCAGTCGCTGGAGATAAGTGTTGGAGCTTTCGAAGAACGGGCGCGGGGCGGGGGAGCTTCGGCGCCGGAGCTTGGCTTGTCACCGGAGAACGATGTGTTCGGAACGTGCCTCGGGTGTCGTTACGAGGAGTAAAGAGAGTGACTGATTCGGCGTGTTAAGCAAAGTCGTGAACGATAGACTTGGGTGTCGTAGAGCGTTGCGCGCGGTCGAATATGCCTGACTGGATGCTGATCTTGGTCCGCGACCTGATTTCCAGGAGGCGCATGGCGTAGTACGTACCTTGGGGGATTGGCGAGCGATAAGATAAAAAACTGCTGACATAATATGTTGCATTCAAGCCAAAGCACGCATCCCGGAATCTCCATCTTTTGATTTCCGGATCCCCCGTCTTTTCTACCAGAGTTCACCTTCACTGCATTGATAGGTTCATCCCATCAATACCCTGCGGTGCCCGGCTTCAAAAACCTGGAAGTTTTCTCCATTTGCGAGAGCAAGGGCTCTGAAATGTCTGGTGTCTTGACTGCCCTGGGCACACTTCAACTGAACCAAGGCGTCCATCTGCTCGGGTTGTGCATCTCTGAGCGACGACACATGACTTTATTGAAATAGTGCGTACATGACTTACATCAGGACGGAACTGATCGTGGATGGAACAACAGCACGAGGGTACGATTCGGATCAGTCGTGTATTGCCAAGTCAAGTTGACCAATAAAAGCATTGTTTCCTTGCATCATGCTCATTCTCAGTCGAGGCGGATGCATCACGCAGACAGATACCGGCTGCTCATCGATTCGTCTAGACGGCCTGTCAATACCGACTCACACTTTCTTATTCTTTTGAATTAACCCGTCATCCATTTGTTCCATGCACATCTGGCAGTTGACAGTAGTTCGGTCTACGCGGGAGATGTCCCCGTTGGCGAAGTCGCCCTGCATACAGCCTACGTCGTCCCAGCCCCCGGTCAGCTAGGGAGTCCATCGACTCCAGCCTCCGGCATTGATCTATAGCCGCGAATTCTATTGAAGGGATATACTAGTTATCCAATGGTGACAGACAGGACGCTCCCAAGGGGACCGCTCAGcaaccccgccgccggctggaGTGCGAGATGTTGTCTCAGCTGCTCAACCCTAGACTCATGTCCACCCAGACTTCGCTTCTCCCTTCCACTCGAGCCAATGAATGCGATGCTGTCATCTGGTTTCGGGATGCCATTCTGCACACAAGGGCCCGGTGGTGATACCGGCTAACGATGGGACTAGTGACAGCTTGTCTACCGGGGGGTCTGAGTCGTCTCGATCGCCCTACACAGTACCAACATTCGAACGAGTGCTCATCCCTTCCCGAAGAAAACGTGTTGCGAATGAGGGTGAAGCTCTTGCATATTAGTGTTGATATCCCACTCGGAGCTGGTTACCTGATGAACTTGGGACCTGTCCGTTGCCTTGCCGACTGGGGAAATTCTTGATGTTCAGTCAAGGCCGTTTCCTCGCAAGTACAAGATTGCCTTCGTGTCCTGTGACGGAGTCCTTTGCTTTTCAAGCAACAAGCAGGCGGGCCTAGTGCGAAGAAGCAAGGCGAAGATGAACACGCAAGTCTCCCACCCGCAGTGGGCTTCTCCCCGTCGTCCGGGTCATCCAAgcggtagcagcagcagcaacagcaacagcttGTCGCGGGGAACAAGCGCACCAACTCAACGAACGAGAGTCGAAACAAGAGTCGAAACTCAgcgtcgccctcctcttcccagCAGCAGACCACCTATACTCTCAAGGTACACCGCGCCGGAAGATGCACCAAAGACCGCAGCGACTCCGCCGGCGCTGCCTCACCGCTCCAGTGGCTCTCCTGGTCGCGTCTACAGCTCGCCAACCCGACCCTTCGATCGGTCTCAGAGCCCCGTCATGACACTTCGCATCTTGTCGCCTAGCAGGCACGGGAACCATGACGGCAAGGAACAGGACGACCAGGAGAACAGAGCGGCACCGGGCTCGTCGGGGACTGTCCCCCCGTCGCCGGGTCTGAGGCGGTCCACGAACATCAAGCAGACCTCACCGAAACGCCGACGGCTGCCGCTGAGAGACTCAATCCTCTTGACACGCAAAGCCTCGGCTGATTTCTCGACCGgtggctcgtcgacgaacccaAGCACGCCGCGGAAGCCTctgccggcgccgttgagACCGGATCGATCGCCACCCGATGCGCTGGAAATTAACAGCATGCCTTCGACTCCGTCGACTCCGTCGAAACCGAGATTGCCGGATTCGCCCAGGTACACAACAAAAGGAATGCAACCGTCTTTGATAAATGTCGCATGCTAATTCCGTTGCCCAGACTGGCAtttcgccctcgccatcgcccgccCAACATCCCGCAGCCCCCCACTCCGCCCGCGCGTCTGCCGTTGCGGGAGACCGACTCGGGCGGTTGCCAGGCGGCGATAAATGATTCCGCCGATGGCTCGGTGGCTGATGAGAAGCGACTGATCTCTCGCATATGTTCACTGATCCTGGATGAGGagttcggcgccggcgccgataGGTCTTCTACGCCGCTCAAGGTCTGGGATACAGTGGTTCGGTGTCTCGATGACATATCGCAGCTCGCACAGCCCGCAGCTGCCAGCAAGAAAAGAGAACGTCTTTCCTCAGGCTGTCAAGCTCCGGATCCGACACGGTCTCTCGAGACGTCTGTGAGAGGGATCAGCCAGACAGGTGCTGGAACTGATGCGGACGAGATTCGCGATGATCCAAGCATCAAATCCAAGGCCAATGAATTGAACAACGACAGCCCGAATTCTGGTCATCTACCTATTGGTATTGACCGCGGTCACGGCGGCACACAGACACTTCCATGCCCTTACAGACTTCGGAACCCGGCCCGcttcaacgtcaacgacAGATGGCTGTGTGCAACTGGCAAGTGGAAGAACGTTGCAGAGTTACAGTACgaaccagccagccaaacCATGTGGTAGCTGGGTAAATGCTGATATTTGATAGGGCACACATCGTCAAGGACCATAGACAGTCCGGCAGCGCCGACCTGTTTCAATGTCCGCGGTGCGAGAAAGGCTTTCCGGAACCGTCTGCTTTCAAGGAACATCTGATGCTCCCGAAAGATCAAATTTGCGATCCCAGACCCGAGCTCCCCTCtaccggcggcgacgtcgaagaTGGTATCCCTGCAATCAGGGCGCGAGACCTCGCTGAAAAGGTGGAGAGGGAGACTATCAAGACGTGGGATGACCTGTGGCGATGGTTGTTTCCCTCCGATAGAATGGTGCCACGGCCCGGTAAGCTCGCCCGGCGGACCGAAAGTGATATCAGACCTGGACTCGCTGACCACACGTATAGTGACCCTGCCCGCTGTCGAACTCCCACAGGTGGAGCAGGAGGTCTTTGCGAGCAGCAACATGTCGAGCCTGAAGGCCAGCTTGGAGGAGCGTCTCCGGCTTCTGGCGTTGCAGTCGGCCACCAACGACTCGTTCTCTGCGCAGATACCCGTCATCACCGGGTCCTTGTCACTCGTCGTGGAGGCACACCTGCGCAGTGTGTTCATCGCCTGCCGCAACCAGCCTCTCAGCAAGCCCAGGAAGTGTACATCAAGAACGGAGACGCCGACTGGTCGACCTAGAAATCACTCCTCGGCATCCACATCGAGCGCCAGGAGCATCGACAGGTTGCACAACCGCGGCCCGGCCATTGCTGTCAACGAGACCCGGGCCATGGCGAGAGACGTGTTTTGTACACAGAGTCATCGGGTGAGGAGTAATAGTGAAGATTCGAGGCTCAGCAAGCCATCAAAAACCCCCTTGCAACTACCGGTTCCCACCATGCTCACAATCCCGTTCCCGCGCATATCGGCCCTGACGGAGCAGTCCGACGTAGGCCCCAGCCCGGTCTCGGAAGACGGGAACGGGTCCCCGAAAGGCCAGGTCTCGGACACCGAGTACTCATCCGGCGTCGATTCGAGCCCGAGCAGCGCCGGTGGCTTCCGGGAGTCCAACAACACGGATATTCGCTGCAGCAAGTGCAACATGCGGCCGAGCCTGCGGCCGAATGAGGACATCTTCTCGGATCCACATTTCGGCGATGGCTCCCCGACGGGCATGCGCACGCGGGATTCAACGTCCAGGTTCTCGGACTCGGGGATCGGGATCCTGTGCAAGAGCTGCAGGATGCTGGAGGAGCTCATTAACTCGTATTCGAGGGCGTCATCGCAGTCGGGCAAGTCTGAGAGGCGCAGCGACGTCGTTGCCGGCAATAATACTTCTGCTGATAATAACAAAAATAACAAGATCGCCGCCGTGAAAGGCacggggacgacgacgacggcggcggcggcggcggtggcgcccgtcttctcgccCGACTCCTCCGTCCTAGTGGAtgagagcgaggaggagacgcTATTTGACATGATACTCGACTCCGCGACGTACCTTGACGAAGAGGGCAATCGCAAGACGGAGGTTGTGCCGCCTGTTTATCCTCCGTCGCAGGTTGTGTTCTCGGAGTACGATCGGTTCGGGCGGGACGACAATTTCTTTTGATTTTTCTATGTTTGGGGAATGGGCGGGGGGAGTAACCAAGTCGGTGTTCTGGcgtcggccggcggcgttgcaATACCACAATCATCATCGGTTTAAGTCGATACGGAAAAGTCTATGAATATTTGACATGCCGGATTTTGCCGGAGAGGGAAAAACTAGGGAAAGGAGTTGGCGGCGGTTATATCGGTTTGTGTCGTGTTTACAAGTTTTCAGTGAGCCTCTCATACGGTCTC
Coding sequences within it:
- a CDS encoding Putative gtr1/RagA G protein; this translates as MADAAFNNGPGNAPLAEVKKPKKKKVLLMGKSGSGKSSMRSIIFSNYIARDTRRLGATIDIDLSHVKFLGNLTLNLWDCGGQEAFMENYLSQQRVHVFSNVGVLIYVFDIESRDIDRDLATYVSIISALLQFSPGAKVYVLIHKMDLVVPAHRESVYDDRVRVVRQRTAEYANSIGYQQQQQQQQQHPDDDPTSPSTAPAGQAGFDITPFATSIWDQSLYKAWASIIHDLVPNLSTIERNLANLGVAIEAEELLLFERTSFLAVSSWTSEEGQRNPTEDRLERMSNIMKHFKQTISRFTGTPRNAEQFVRMEHKAGTRFNLFILKFTTNTYLMVILPPGEARFNAAMLNCQIAIEHFKFLDGPATMISQGGGVA